In Cupriavidus taiwanensis, the following proteins share a genomic window:
- the slmA gene encoding nucleoid occlusion factor SlmA, translating to MTQSNGREPEAVIAGSEPDADQQRAAPARKRPRPGERRVQILQTLATMLEHPRGEKITTAALAARLSVSEAALYRHFASKAQMYEGLIGFIEQTVFGLINQITDKEEHGLRQAHAIVRMLLSFAEKNPGMTRVLTGEALVGEHERLQERINQVVDRIEASLRQCLKVAVTQAAFPADADIPARAALIMAAVQGQWHRYAKSGFRKSPSDHADAHLRVLLG from the coding sequence ATGACGCAAAGCAACGGGCGCGAACCAGAGGCGGTCATCGCGGGCAGCGAGCCGGACGCCGACCAGCAGCGGGCGGCGCCGGCGCGCAAGCGTCCGCGCCCCGGCGAGCGCCGCGTGCAGATCCTGCAGACGCTGGCGACCATGCTGGAACACCCGCGCGGGGAGAAGATCACCACCGCGGCGCTGGCCGCGCGCCTGAGCGTGTCCGAGGCGGCGCTGTACCGGCATTTCGCCAGCAAGGCGCAGATGTACGAGGGGCTGATCGGCTTTATCGAGCAGACCGTGTTCGGCCTGATCAACCAGATCACCGACAAGGAAGAGCACGGCCTGCGCCAGGCGCATGCGATCGTGCGCATGCTGCTGTCGTTCGCGGAAAAGAACCCGGGCATGACGCGCGTGCTGACCGGCGAGGCCCTGGTGGGCGAGCACGAACGGCTGCAGGAGCGCATCAACCAGGTGGTGGACCGCATCGAGGCGTCGCTGCGCCAGTGCCTGAAGGTGGCGGTGACCCAGGCCGCGTTTCCGGCGGATGCCGATATTCCCGCGCGCGCCGCGCTGATCATGGCGGCGGTGCAGGGCCAGTGGCACCGCTATGCCAAGAGCGGTTTCCGCAAGTCACCGTCGGACCATGCCGACGCGCATCTGCGCGTGCTGCTGGGCTGA
- a CDS encoding cysteine-rich CWC family protein, which yields MSDATAVLTGQLRPVEHCSRCGAGFVCGYVAGLPECWCASQPLLPARHIVPGQHCLCPACLAARRDGQTPESAPASVPDPAAG from the coding sequence ATGAGCGACGCCACCGCGGTGCTGACCGGGCAGTTGCGACCGGTCGAACATTGCAGCCGCTGCGGCGCAGGCTTTGTCTGCGGCTATGTGGCAGGACTGCCCGAGTGCTGGTGCGCCAGCCAGCCGCTGCTGCCGGCGCGGCACATCGTGCCGGGCCAGCACTGCCTGTGTCCGGCGTGCCTGGCGGCGCGGCGGGATGGTCAGACGCCGGAATCCGCACCCGCTTCCGTACCCGATCCAGCGGCCGGCTGA
- a CDS encoding pyrimidine 5'-nucleotidase, which yields MPSSLSSPRRVRARLRRRPAGDTSGGTVWLFDLDNTLHDASHAIFPAINRLMTAYVARVLGCDEATASRVRVDYWQRYGATLLGMIRHHGVDPADFLRAAHEFPALAEMVRVRRGLAAHLLRLPGRKILVTNAPQDYARAVLEIAGIRHCFERVVAIEQMWVHGHLRPKPDRRMLRRLLAQARIAPHRAVLVEDTVSHLKRYAGTGIRTAWVTGYLRTVAPSRPHRVPAAPAAAHDDGSRRDAAVRSTLQAEDRRHAGHAVQERSVTLVAAETQAPQAQPDNVPRVRARVPNRPAYVDIKVQSMHQLQRRMRRTGS from the coding sequence GTGCCTTCCAGTCTTTCCTCACCGCGCCGTGTCCGCGCTCGCCTCCGCCGCCGTCCCGCGGGCGATACCTCGGGCGGCACGGTCTGGCTGTTCGATCTCGACAACACGCTGCACGATGCCTCGCACGCGATCTTCCCGGCGATCAACCGGCTGATGACCGCGTACGTGGCGCGCGTGCTCGGCTGCGACGAAGCCACCGCCAGCCGCGTGCGCGTGGACTACTGGCAGCGCTACGGCGCCACGCTGCTCGGCATGATCCGCCACCACGGCGTCGACCCGGCGGACTTCCTGCGCGCCGCGCATGAGTTCCCGGCGCTGGCCGAGATGGTACGGGTCCGGCGCGGCCTGGCCGCGCACCTGCTGCGCCTGCCCGGGCGCAAGATCCTGGTCACCAACGCGCCGCAGGACTATGCGCGCGCGGTGCTGGAGATCGCCGGCATTCGGCACTGCTTCGAGCGCGTGGTGGCGATCGAGCAGATGTGGGTGCACGGGCATCTGCGGCCCAAGCCGGACCGCCGCATGCTGCGCCGGCTGCTGGCGCAGGCCCGCATCGCGCCGCATCGCGCGGTGCTGGTCGAGGACACGGTGTCGCATCTCAAGCGCTACGCCGGCACCGGCATCCGCACCGCGTGGGTGACGGGCTACCTGCGCACGGTCGCGCCTTCACGACCGCACAGGGTGCCCGCCGCGCCCGCCGCCGCGCATGACGACGGCAGCCGCCGCGACGCCGCGGTGCGCTCGACGCTGCAGGCCGAGGACCGACGCCATGCCGGCCACGCCGTGCAGGAGCGCTCGGTGACGCTGGTGGCCGCCGAGACCCAGGCGCCGCAGGCGCAGCCCGACAACGTGCCGCGCGTGCGTGCGCGCGTGCCGAACCGGCCGGCCTATGTGGACATAAAAGTACAATCGATGCATCAACTCCAACGACGAATGCGGAGAACCGGGTCATGA
- the hslU gene encoding ATP-dependent protease ATPase subunit HslU, whose product MSHTMTPSEIVSELDKHIIGQNKAKKAVAVALRNRWRRQQVAEPLRQEITPKNILMIGPTGVGKTEIARRLAKLADAPFIKIEATKFTEVGYVGRDVDTIVRDLAEMAIKQTRESEMKKVRTKAEDAAEDRLLDVLLPPPRDIGFSQPEEKDSNTRQVFRKKLREGQLDDKDIELEVSAGMPSMDIMGPPGMEDMTEQIRTMFAGLGQGKKARRKMKVKEAFKLLIDEEAAKLVNDEELKHKAIANVEQNGIVFLDEIDKIASRSDIGGGEVSRQGVQRDLLPLVEGTTVNTKYGMIKTDHILFIASGAFHLSKPSDLIPELQGRFPIRVELESLSVQDFEAILTQTDASLTKQYQALLNTEEVNLVFAPDGIRRLAEIAFSVNEKVENIGARRLYTVMERLLEDLSFHASKSSGETVTIDAAYVEERLGDLAGNEDLSRYVL is encoded by the coding sequence ATGTCGCACACCATGACCCCGTCGGAAATCGTTTCCGAACTCGACAAGCACATCATCGGCCAGAACAAGGCCAAGAAGGCCGTGGCGGTGGCGCTGCGCAACCGCTGGCGCCGCCAGCAGGTGGCCGAGCCGCTGCGCCAGGAAATCACCCCCAAGAACATCCTGATGATCGGCCCGACCGGCGTCGGCAAGACCGAGATCGCACGGCGCCTGGCCAAGCTGGCCGACGCGCCCTTCATCAAGATCGAGGCGACCAAGTTCACCGAGGTGGGCTATGTCGGCCGCGACGTCGACACCATCGTGCGCGACCTCGCCGAGATGGCGATCAAGCAGACGCGCGAATCCGAGATGAAGAAGGTGCGCACCAAGGCCGAGGACGCCGCCGAGGACCGCCTGCTCGACGTGCTGCTGCCGCCGCCGCGCGATATCGGCTTCTCGCAGCCGGAAGAGAAGGATTCCAACACGCGCCAGGTGTTCCGCAAGAAGCTGCGCGAAGGCCAGCTCGACGACAAGGACATCGAGCTCGAGGTCTCCGCCGGCATGCCGAGCATGGACATCATGGGCCCGCCGGGCATGGAAGACATGACCGAGCAGATCCGCACCATGTTTGCCGGCCTGGGCCAGGGCAAGAAGGCGCGCCGCAAGATGAAGGTCAAGGAAGCGTTCAAGCTGCTGATCGACGAAGAGGCCGCCAAGCTGGTCAATGACGAGGAACTGAAGCACAAGGCCATCGCCAACGTCGAGCAGAACGGCATCGTGTTCCTGGACGAGATCGACAAGATCGCCAGCCGCAGCGATATCGGCGGCGGCGAAGTGTCGCGCCAGGGCGTGCAGCGCGACCTGCTGCCGCTGGTCGAGGGCACCACGGTCAACACCAAGTACGGCATGATCAAGACCGACCATATCCTGTTCATCGCCTCGGGCGCGTTCCACCTGTCCAAGCCGAGCGACCTGATCCCCGAGCTGCAAGGCCGCTTCCCGATCCGCGTGGAACTGGAATCGCTGTCGGTGCAGGACTTCGAGGCTATCCTGACGCAGACCGATGCCAGCCTGACCAAGCAATACCAGGCGCTGCTGAACACCGAGGAGGTCAACCTGGTGTTCGCGCCGGACGGCATCCGCCGGCTCGCCGAGATCGCGTTCTCGGTCAACGAGAAGGTCGAGAACATCGGCGCGCGCCGGCTCTACACGGTGATGGAGCGGCTGCTGGAGGATCTGTCGTTCCATGCCAGCAAGTCGTCCGGCGAGACCGTGACCATCGACGCCGCGTACGTCGAGGAACGCCTGGGCGACCTCGCCGGCAACGAGGACCTGTCGCGCTACGTGCTGTAA
- a CDS encoding ATP-binding protein, which yields MRTAPAVTRLPDFPFLSPLPAGSSARHGQVTLRRLFWLRWALLGGQALTVLVCEPIAGIRLPYTPLLVVLGLQALFNLLTGLRLRQHTRRNSAPGEAELMGQLLVDLTALSAILFYTGGATNPFVSFYLPGLAIAAAILPWRQVIALSLYALACYTVLLIEYVPLDLHNPDNAVTYHLAGMWLNFVASAVMIALFVARLSGVLRQREAQLNLAREQLLREARVEDLNGQAAAVAHEIGTPLATLAVIAGELRADASDAGRGAAAISGYLPDLQTMEQQLALCRSTLARLREDPATLAPQRIDGWLPAFAERWQLRHPNASLQAVATPGAGAQAVETARVGQILTILLDNAARSQQAASRGAQPLQLQIAMAPGNTAPWLSFRVADHGDGIPEALRGQLGETPVASQHGGQGIGLYLAQSAARQMGGELAWHDRPGGGTVAELRLPALSTLSTSAAATATMPSAL from the coding sequence ATGCGCACCGCCCCAGCCGTGACCCGCCTGCCTGACTTCCCGTTCCTGTCGCCCCTGCCGGCCGGCAGTTCGGCACGCCATGGCCAGGTGACGCTGCGCCGGCTGTTCTGGCTGCGCTGGGCGCTGCTGGGCGGACAGGCGCTGACCGTGCTGGTGTGCGAGCCGATTGCCGGCATCCGCCTGCCCTACACGCCGCTGCTGGTGGTGCTGGGGCTGCAGGCGCTGTTCAACCTGCTCACCGGCCTGCGGCTGCGCCAGCACACGCGGCGCAACAGCGCGCCCGGCGAGGCCGAGCTGATGGGCCAGCTGCTGGTCGACCTGACCGCGCTGTCGGCGATCCTGTTCTACACCGGCGGCGCCACCAACCCGTTCGTCTCGTTCTACCTGCCGGGGCTGGCCATCGCCGCGGCCATCCTGCCGTGGCGCCAGGTGATTGCGCTGTCGCTGTACGCGCTGGCCTGCTACACGGTGCTGCTGATCGAGTACGTGCCGCTGGACCTGCACAACCCGGACAACGCGGTGACCTACCACCTGGCCGGCATGTGGCTGAACTTCGTCGCCAGCGCGGTGATGATCGCGCTGTTCGTGGCGCGCCTGTCGGGCGTGCTGCGCCAGCGCGAGGCGCAGCTGAACCTGGCGCGCGAGCAGCTGCTGCGCGAAGCGCGCGTCGAGGACCTGAACGGCCAGGCCGCCGCGGTGGCGCATGAAATCGGCACGCCGCTGGCGACGCTGGCGGTGATTGCCGGCGAGCTGCGCGCCGATGCCTCCGACGCCGGCCGCGGCGCCGCCGCCATCAGCGGCTATCTGCCCGACCTGCAGACCATGGAGCAGCAGCTGGCGCTGTGCCGCTCGACCCTGGCGCGGCTGCGCGAAGACCCGGCCACGCTGGCGCCGCAGCGCATCGACGGCTGGCTGCCGGCGTTTGCCGAGCGCTGGCAGCTGCGCCATCCCAATGCCAGCCTGCAGGCCGTGGCCACGCCGGGCGCCGGCGCGCAGGCGGTGGAAACCGCGCGCGTGGGCCAGATCCTGACCATCCTGCTGGACAACGCCGCGCGCAGCCAGCAGGCCGCCAGCCGCGGCGCGCAGCCGTTGCAGCTGCAGATCGCCATGGCCCCCGGCAATACCGCGCCATGGCTGTCGTTCCGCGTTGCCGACCACGGCGACGGCATCCCCGAAGCGCTGCGCGGCCAGCTCGGCGAAACCCCGGTGGCCAGCCAGCATGGCGGCCAGGGCATCGGCCTGTACCTGGCGCAAAGCGCCGCCCGCCAGATGGGCGGCGAACTCGCCTGGCATGACCGCCCGGGCGGCGGCACCGTCGCCGAACTGCGCCTGCCCGCGCTCTCCACGCTTTCCACCTCCGCGGCCGCCACCGCCACCATGCCTTCTGCGTTATGA
- a CDS encoding response regulator transcription factor, producing the protein MTEPLTPVPEATAPAGTPFLVIDDDEVFAGTLARALTRRGYAVAVAHDGRTALALAARTDFAYVTLDLHLEPPPEAGSTAPAESGLQLVAPLRQALPDARILILTGYASIATAVAAVKQGADEYLAKPANVDSILTALMAGVSEDAAQAALEEPVPLSVARLEWEHIQRVLAEHGGNISATARALNMHRRTLQRKLGKRPVSR; encoded by the coding sequence ATGACCGAACCCCTTACCCCGGTACCCGAAGCCACCGCACCGGCCGGCACGCCCTTCCTGGTGATCGACGACGACGAAGTCTTTGCCGGCACGCTGGCGCGCGCTCTGACGCGCCGCGGCTATGCCGTGGCGGTGGCGCACGACGGCCGCACCGCGCTGGCGCTGGCGGCGCGCACCGACTTTGCCTACGTCACGCTGGACCTGCACCTGGAGCCGCCGCCCGAAGCCGGCAGCACCGCGCCCGCCGAGTCCGGGCTGCAGCTGGTGGCGCCGCTGCGGCAGGCCCTGCCCGACGCGCGCATCCTGATCCTGACCGGCTACGCCAGCATCGCCACCGCGGTGGCGGCGGTCAAGCAAGGCGCCGATGAATACCTGGCCAAGCCGGCCAATGTCGATTCGATCCTGACCGCGCTGATGGCGGGCGTGTCGGAAGACGCGGCGCAGGCCGCGCTGGAAGAACCGGTGCCGTTGTCGGTGGCGCGGCTGGAGTGGGAACATATCCAGCGCGTGCTGGCCGAGCATGGCGGCAATATCTCCGCGACGGCGCGCGCGCTGAACATGCACCGGCGCACCTTGCAGCGCAAGCTGGGCAAGCGGCCGGTATCACGCTGA
- the argB gene encoding acetylglutamate kinase has translation MNADNPGPAATAVAAIAPALKAEILAEALPYIRKFHGKTIVVKYGGNAMTEEKLKHGFARDVILLKLVGMNPVVVHGGGPQIDEALKKVGKVGTFVQGMRVTDEETMEVVEWVLGGEVQQDIVMLINQYGGQAVGLTGKDGGLIRAKRLQMPDRENPGAFIDIGYVGDIEAINPAVVKALQDDAFIPVISPIGFSDDGQAYNINADVVAGKMAEILKAEKLVMMTNIPGVMDKKGNLLTDLSAREIEELFADGTISGGMLPKISSALDAAKSGVHSVHIIDGRIEHSLLLEILTEQAFGTMIRSH, from the coding sequence ATGAACGCCGACAACCCTGGGCCTGCCGCGACCGCGGTGGCCGCCATCGCTCCCGCACTGAAGGCCGAGATCCTCGCCGAGGCCCTGCCGTATATCCGCAAGTTCCACGGCAAGACCATCGTGGTCAAGTACGGCGGCAATGCCATGACCGAAGAGAAGCTCAAGCACGGCTTCGCGCGCGACGTGATCCTGCTCAAGCTGGTCGGCATGAACCCGGTCGTGGTGCACGGCGGCGGCCCGCAGATCGACGAGGCGTTGAAGAAGGTGGGCAAGGTCGGCACCTTCGTGCAGGGCATGCGCGTCACCGACGAAGAGACCATGGAAGTGGTCGAGTGGGTGCTGGGCGGTGAAGTCCAGCAGGACATCGTGATGCTGATCAACCAGTACGGCGGCCAGGCCGTCGGCCTGACCGGCAAGGACGGCGGCCTGATCCGCGCCAAGCGCCTGCAGATGCCCGACCGCGAGAACCCGGGCGCGTTCATCGACATCGGCTACGTCGGCGACATCGAGGCGATCAACCCGGCGGTGGTCAAGGCGCTGCAGGATGACGCCTTCATCCCGGTGATCTCGCCGATCGGCTTCTCCGACGACGGCCAGGCCTACAACATCAACGCCGACGTGGTCGCCGGCAAGATGGCCGAGATCCTCAAGGCCGAGAAGCTGGTGATGATGACCAACATCCCGGGCGTGATGGACAAGAAGGGCAACCTGCTGACCGACCTGTCCGCGCGCGAGATCGAAGAACTGTTCGCCGACGGCACCATCTCGGGCGGCATGCTGCCGAAGATTTCGTCGGCGCTGGACGCGGCCAAGAGCGGCGTGCATTCGGTACACATCATCGACGGCCGCATCGAGCATTCGCTGCTGCTGGAAATCCTGACCGAGCAGGCCTTCGGCACCATGATCCGCTCGCACTGA
- a CDS encoding LysR family transcriptional regulator: MNSLRGIDLNLLVVLEALLAERHISRAALRLHLSQPAVSHALGRLRQLLDDPILVRGKGGLVLSARAHELSGPLAEALAQVRILLGPSGFQPATARRSFRLAMSDYGALVVLPRLLRAVRKAAPNIDLVVSQASREGMTAQVADGEIDMALGVFSHQPEGVQSAELFRESYACAVDAATVRDTGRLDQVAYLARSHVLVATHSERMDAIDTAVAKLGGRRKIACVVPHWSVAPALIAGTNLVLTTARRSLAALEDDPRYAVFAPPFALDDFTFSMIWHQRTEADPAHAWLRERVLAAASSPEADEPISLRG, encoded by the coding sequence ATGAATAGCCTACGCGGAATCGACCTCAACCTGCTGGTGGTGCTGGAAGCGCTGCTGGCGGAGCGCCATATCTCCCGCGCCGCGCTGCGGCTGCACCTGAGCCAGCCGGCGGTCAGCCATGCGCTCGGGCGGCTGCGGCAGCTGCTCGACGACCCGATCCTGGTGCGCGGCAAGGGCGGGCTGGTGCTGAGCGCGCGCGCGCACGAGCTGTCGGGGCCGCTGGCCGAGGCGCTGGCGCAGGTGCGCATCCTGCTGGGGCCGAGCGGCTTCCAGCCGGCCACCGCGCGGCGCAGCTTCCGGCTGGCGATGTCCGACTACGGCGCGCTGGTGGTGCTGCCGCGGCTGCTGCGCGCGGTGCGCAAGGCCGCGCCCAATATCGACCTGGTGGTGTCGCAGGCCAGCCGCGAGGGCATGACCGCGCAGGTGGCCGATGGCGAGATCGACATGGCGCTGGGGGTGTTCAGCCACCAGCCCGAAGGCGTGCAGTCCGCCGAGCTGTTCCGCGAAAGCTATGCCTGCGCGGTCGATGCCGCCACCGTGCGCGATACCGGCCGGCTCGACCAGGTGGCCTACCTGGCGCGCTCGCACGTGCTGGTCGCCACCCACAGCGAACGCATGGACGCGATCGACACGGCCGTGGCCAAGCTGGGGGGACGGCGCAAGATCGCCTGCGTGGTGCCGCACTGGAGCGTGGCGCCGGCGCTGATCGCCGGGACCAACCTGGTGCTGACCACCGCGCGGCGCAGCCTGGCCGCGCTGGAAGACGATCCGCGCTACGCCGTGTTCGCGCCGCCGTTCGCGCTGGACGACTTCACCTTCAGCATGATCTGGCACCAGCGCACCGAGGCCGATCCCGCCCACGCCTGGCTGCGCGAGCGCGTGCTGGCGGCGGCGTCGAGCCCGGAAGCGGACGAGCCGATCAGCCTGCGCGGCTGA
- a CDS encoding DMT family transporter: protein MSGTQLSFSIPASLWLPLGTAVLAGAAIPFQAGANATLGRMLGHPLSATLVSLLVSLLALLPVLWLMRVPLPSPAALAQAPAWLWSGGVLGVFYISAALIMAPRLGAAGFIAAVVAGQVLAALLVDQFGLAGFAVRALTPTRVAGAALIVAGMLAMQWDSGAAVAPARQPAAGSGTEAGADSGV from the coding sequence ATGTCAGGCACCCAGCTGTCGTTTTCGATCCCGGCATCGCTCTGGCTGCCGCTTGGCACCGCCGTGCTGGCCGGTGCCGCGATCCCGTTCCAGGCCGGGGCCAACGCCACGCTCGGGCGCATGCTTGGCCATCCGCTGTCGGCCACGCTGGTGTCGCTGCTGGTCAGCCTGCTGGCGCTGCTGCCGGTGCTGTGGCTGATGCGGGTGCCGCTGCCGTCGCCGGCGGCGCTGGCGCAGGCGCCGGCCTGGCTGTGGAGCGGCGGGGTGCTGGGGGTGTTCTATATCTCGGCCGCGCTGATCATGGCGCCCAGGCTGGGCGCCGCCGGCTTCATTGCCGCGGTGGTGGCCGGGCAGGTGCTGGCCGCGCTGCTGGTCGACCAGTTCGGCCTGGCCGGGTTTGCGGTGCGCGCGCTGACGCCGACGCGGGTGGCCGGCGCCGCGCTGATCGTGGCCGGGATGCTGGCGATGCAGTGGGACAGCGGCGCGGCCGTTGCGCCGGCGCGTCAGCCGGCCGCTGGATCGGGTACGGAAGCGGGTGCGGATTCCGGCGTCTGA
- the metX gene encoding homoserine O-succinyltransferase MetX: MTDVALPTAAPAAFDLPPDSVGVVAPQRMHFAEPLKLRNGSSIAGYDLMVETYGTLNADRSNAVLVCHALNASHHVAGVYAEDRRNVGWWDNMVGPGKPLDTNRFFVIGINNLGSCFGSTGPMSLNPATSAPYGASFPVVTVEDWVNAQARVADAFGITQFAAVMGGSLGGMQAVAWSLMYPERLRHCIVIASTPKLSAQNIAFNEVARSAILSDPDFHGGNYYAYGVKPKRGLRVARMIGHITYLSDEDMAEKFGRELKSEDIRFSFDVEFQVESYLRYQGDKFAEYFDANTYLLITRALDYFDPALAYGGDLTRAMAQTQASFLVASFGTDWRFAPSRSRELVKALLDNKRPVSYAEIDAPHGHDAFLLDDPRYHNLMRAYYDRIAEEIGA, translated from the coding sequence ATGACTGATGTCGCCCTGCCGACCGCCGCGCCTGCCGCGTTCGACCTGCCGCCGGATTCGGTCGGCGTGGTCGCGCCGCAGCGCATGCACTTTGCCGAGCCGCTGAAGCTGCGCAACGGCTCGTCCATCGCCGGCTACGACCTGATGGTCGAGACCTACGGCACGCTCAATGCGGACCGCTCCAACGCGGTGCTGGTCTGCCACGCACTGAACGCCTCGCACCATGTCGCGGGCGTCTATGCCGAAGACCGGCGCAACGTGGGCTGGTGGGACAACATGGTCGGTCCCGGCAAGCCGCTCGATACCAACCGCTTCTTCGTCATCGGCATCAACAACCTGGGCTCGTGCTTCGGCTCGACCGGGCCGATGAGCCTGAACCCGGCCACCAGCGCACCCTATGGCGCGTCGTTCCCCGTGGTCACGGTGGAAGACTGGGTCAATGCGCAGGCGCGCGTGGCCGACGCGTTCGGCATCACGCAGTTCGCCGCGGTGATGGGCGGCAGCCTGGGCGGCATGCAGGCGGTGGCCTGGAGCCTGATGTACCCGGAGCGCCTGCGCCATTGCATCGTGATCGCCTCCACGCCCAAGCTGTCGGCGCAGAATATCGCCTTCAACGAAGTGGCGCGCAGCGCGATCCTGTCGGACCCGGATTTCCACGGCGGCAACTACTACGCGTACGGCGTCAAGCCCAAGCGTGGGCTGCGCGTGGCGCGCATGATCGGCCATATCACCTACCTGTCGGACGAGGACATGGCCGAGAAATTCGGCCGCGAGCTCAAGAGCGAGGACATCCGCTTTTCGTTCGATGTCGAGTTCCAGGTGGAAAGCTATTTGCGCTACCAGGGCGACAAGTTCGCCGAGTACTTCGACGCCAACACCTACCTGCTGATCACGCGCGCGCTCGATTATTTCGACCCGGCGCTGGCTTACGGCGGCGACCTGACACGCGCGATGGCGCAGACCCAGGCCAGCTTCCTGGTGGCCAGCTTCGGCACCGACTGGCGCTTCGCGCCCAGCCGCAGCCGCGAGCTGGTCAAGGCGCTGCTGGACAACAAGCGCCCGGTCTCGTACGCCGAGATCGACGCGCCGCACGGCCACGATGCCTTCCTGCTCGACGACCCGCGCTATCACAACCTGATGCGCGCCTACTACGACCGCATCGCGGAGGAGATCGGCGCATGA
- the metW gene encoding methionine biosynthesis protein MetW has product MNALANPNILALRPDFRAIARWIEPNSTVLDLGCGDGSLLRVLQDELEVQAYGIEIRDEGVLACAQKGVHVIQQNLEGGLALFEDKSFDTVILSQTLQTIHNTAQVLRDTLRVGRECIVSFPNFGYWPHRLSVFRGRMPVSESLPYQWYNTPNVRVLTISDFEALAPKVGLRVLDRVVMHEGVTVNWGVNWRGSLAVYRVCAA; this is encoded by the coding sequence ATGAACGCCCTGGCCAATCCCAATATCCTGGCCCTGCGCCCCGACTTCCGCGCGATCGCGCGCTGGATCGAACCCAATTCCACCGTGCTCGACCTGGGCTGCGGCGATGGCAGCCTGCTGCGCGTGCTGCAGGACGAGCTCGAGGTGCAGGCCTACGGCATCGAGATCCGCGACGAAGGCGTGCTGGCCTGCGCGCAGAAGGGCGTGCATGTCATCCAGCAGAACCTGGAGGGCGGGCTGGCGCTGTTCGAGGACAAGAGCTTCGACACGGTGATCCTGTCGCAGACGCTGCAGACCATCCACAACACCGCGCAGGTGCTGCGCGACACGCTGCGGGTCGGGCGCGAGTGCATCGTCTCGTTCCCGAACTTCGGCTACTGGCCGCACCGCCTGTCGGTGTTCCGCGGGCGCATGCCGGTGTCGGAGTCGCTGCCTTACCAGTGGTACAACACGCCCAACGTGCGCGTGCTGACCATCAGCGACTTCGAGGCGCTGGCGCCCAAGGTCGGCCTGCGCGTGCTCGACCGCGTGGTGATGCACGAGGGCGTGACCGTCAACTGGGGCGTCAACTGGCGCGGCAGCCTGGCGGTGTACCGGGTCTGCGCGGCCTGA
- the hslV gene encoding ATP-dependent protease subunit HslV: MEQYHGTTIVSVRRGNQVALGGDGQVTLGNIVMKGTARKVRRIYNGKVLVGFAGSTADAFSLLDRFEAKLEKYQGNLTRAAVDLAKDWRSDRALRRLEAMLITADRDTTLVITGNGDVLDPEGGIAAIGSGGAYAQSAAKALMENTEMAPKDVVEKALTIAGELCIYTNTNFVIETLE, encoded by the coding sequence TCAGCGTCCGCCGCGGCAATCAGGTCGCGCTGGGCGGTGATGGTCAGGTCACGCTCGGCAATATCGTGATGAAGGGCACCGCGCGCAAGGTGCGCCGCATCTACAACGGCAAGGTGCTGGTCGGGTTTGCCGGCAGCACCGCCGACGCTTTCTCGCTGCTGGACCGCTTCGAGGCCAAGTTGGAGAAATACCAGGGCAACCTGACCCGCGCCGCAGTCGACCTCGCCAAGGACTGGCGCTCGGACCGCGCGCTGCGCCGGCTGGAGGCCATGCTGATCACCGCCGACCGCGACACCACGCTGGTCATCACCGGCAATGGCGACGTGCTGGACCCCGAGGGCGGCATCGCCGCGATCGGTTCGGGCGGCGCCTATGCGCAGTCGGCGGCCAAGGCGCTGATGGAAAACACCGAGATGGCGCCGAAGGACGTGGTCGAAAAAGCGCTGACCATCGCCGGCGAGCTCTGCATCTATACCAACACCAATTTCGTCATCGAGACGCTGGAATAA
- a CDS encoding copper chaperone PCu(A)C — protein sequence MQAKFRPATLAATFALAATLASGAALAQVDVSSAWVRGTVPTQTASGAFMVLHAHQDAKLVGVSSPVASAELHEMKMEGNVMRMRQIKSLDLPRMQNVELKPGGYHVMLMDLKAQLKPGDTVPITLKIEQGGKVIEQKVTAEVRSMVPGAASGGHGEHKH from the coding sequence ATGCAAGCCAAATTCCGCCCGGCCACGCTGGCCGCTACCTTTGCCCTGGCCGCCACGCTGGCATCGGGCGCCGCGCTGGCGCAGGTCGATGTCAGCAGCGCCTGGGTGCGCGGCACGGTGCCGACCCAGACCGCTTCGGGCGCCTTCATGGTGCTGCACGCGCACCAGGACGCAAAGCTGGTCGGCGTCTCGTCGCCGGTGGCGTCGGCCGAGCTGCACGAGATGAAGATGGAAGGCAACGTGATGCGCATGCGCCAGATCAAGTCGCTGGACCTGCCCAGGATGCAGAACGTCGAACTGAAGCCGGGCGGCTACCACGTGATGCTGATGGACCTGAAGGCCCAGCTCAAGCCCGGCGATACCGTGCCCATCACGCTGAAGATCGAGCAGGGCGGCAAGGTGATCGAGCAGAAAGTCACGGCCGAAGTGCGCAGCATGGTGCCGGGCGCCGCCAGCGGCGGCCACGGCGAGCACAAGCACTGA